The sequence GAGTCACTATACAGGGCTAAGATCGTCATTTTACCCTTGTAGAAAACACACGTGTACGCGGCATTACTGCTGAGCAGTAGGTGATTGATTAGCTGGCAAATATTACTATGGTCTGAAACCGGTTGTATAGCTCGTTAggtttgctttatttttattttatttgtttttaaaaaagcattctaatatataataataatatgactAGTCTACAATCCCCGAAGAGTATTTAGACGTGATTCTAATATATATCTTCGTATCGTTGTGCGgtgatttaaagaaaattaatttttttcattatttagacatgttaatattaaaaataatattattttaatatatttacaaataaaaaatattttaatacatactAATTAATTACCGGTAAATAATGAATGGAAGAAATGATATACGATGGGCGCAAAATCCTCCCGCTGCTTTAAATAACAGATTTGTAATCGATTCCCCTTATTTTAGGTGTTTACAGGTATTTGGAagatcaaaagaaataaaacgcCACATTCAGGATCGTTTCATGTTCCCCGTTCAATACTTGTTTTCAGCAGTGTATtaacctttatttttaaatatatttcgtttgaaaaagaaattacatttatatttgtttaattatttttttatagtttttaaaaaagaaatttgatatCCCTCGCACTTATTTTCACTTGTCTTCCCAATTTAGTTTTTGTGAAACATGGACTATAAAACTATACAACAAAGAATAAATTTGAACCAACCATATGttataaatgaaatataattggACATTTTAAATCTTACTCATACGACAATATcgatataaataattaatttttttaataattctcaaTAAAATCTATTAGTTGTGCAGATGTAACCCTATTAGAATCAACAAAAAGGAGcactaaaatttaaatgaaagtaTACTCAAAAGAATTGGATTTCTATACACACAACATTACACAAAATAGAGGAACTGaaacacaaaaaactaaaatgccTATTGATAGCCCAACTGAGAAAAAGCACAAGGATTGCCagcatggcaaaaaaaaaaaaaaaaaaatttgaaatcccGCCCAAACCCGCGGGCAAGCCAAGGCAAGGCAAGGGCAgtgattaattcaattttaataacttCTTTTGTTTCCTAAAAACCCCTTCCCCTATCCCTCTCTTTAAGCCACACACAAACCCGCACCCAAAATTACCAAATCTCCTCATCTCCTCAAACAAACCCTAGAAACTCTCTCTCTAAGGTAAACTCGCCCCCCTTTGCCGCTGACTCACCCCGAGTCGCACcgtttttcaaagtttttcctCCGTTCTCACCGGTTTTCAACGTTTTATTTGCAGAAATCATCATGAAAGGCGGTAGATCAAAGGCTGATTCCAGAAACAATGACGCCAAGTGAGCTTTCGCTTTCTTAATTGTGTTTACATAATATTAATTAGATCTGAGATCTCCTTGTGTTTTTATGATCTTTGTTCGTGGTTTTTTGCTGCTTTTTGATCGTGATATTGTCTGTTGATTAGGCTAAAGAGAAAAGGAGCAGGAGCTGGAACCAAAGCGTCGAAGAAGGCGGCGAAggatccaaacaagcctaaaAGACCTGCTAGTGCTTTCTTCGTTTTCATGTAAGCAACTCtgtaatgaatttttttcttggcctTAGAGTTATTgtgtactgattttttttttttaatattgaagggAGGATTTTAGGAAGCAGTATAAGGAGTCTCATCCAAACAATAAATCTGTTGCTGCTGTAAGCTATCTAAACAGATATTGAATATGTTTACTTTTATACTGAGATTCTTGTCTATTTGTTCGATTTTAATAGCTAAATAGAGAgtgaatttattgatttatgatacttgcaattattttaaaaaatttgatttccGAACAAagttatctgtttttttttttgctaatcaTGTAATTGCAATGGATGATATCGCTAATTAtgtaattgaaatatatatttattttttgttgattttgtaaatattttggtTGGTAGAtgcaaatttaattatttgttttgctgCGAATCAGGTTGGTAAAGCAGGTGGAGACAAGTGGAAATCCATGAGTGAAGCTGTGagtatttataatgattaataTATCACCGATTTGGTTTTTGAACCGGTCATTTGTTTATGGGTTTCAATTTGTTAATAATATTAGGAGAAAGCTCCTTTTGCGGCTAAGGCCGAGAAGAGAAAGTTTGAATACAATAAGGACATGGCTGCTTACAACAAAAGACTGGTACCCCTTTTGTCCTTgattgccttttattttttgaaattgtgCTTCTATGTGGAGTGATTGTTGTTCACTGTCAAAACGATTGGTTTCTTCTGGGTGATGTTAGGCTGGAGGAAACGCTGATGAAGAATCTGACAAGTCCAAGTCGGAAGTGAATGATGAAGATGAGGAAGAAGAGAGTGATGGAGAGGTGGTTTTCAAATCCAAACTTGATCtaacatgtattattttttctgaGATTCCTGAGAGTTTTGTGCTGATAATAtgtttggtggttgttttgtaGGAGGAAGACGACGATGAGTAAGTTGATGACAAGGAGCGGCTGAGGATGCGAGGATGAAGTGATGTGCAATTTGCTGTAGAATTGCTTAGATTGTTGTAATCGCTTGCATTTCTAGCTTTTAAATAGTAGCTCCCTTTTTAGCTGTTGTTTAGATCTAGCCTAGGATAAAACCAAAGGAATAGTTTCAGGAGCAGCAGCCCTGGAGCTCATATGGTGGTATGTacttatcaaatattttcatgCTCAATGAAGTGATTTCTTCCCCTAATGCCTGTGCTGTGATGGCTGTTCATTTACCTATCATTTATTAGGATGGTGTTTGTTCATTTGACCACAGAAAAGATTTTGTGGTCCTCTGGCATCTTGTTTATACTCCCGCATGCTTTTCTTGCAGCGCCACTGAGGTTATTAGCTTTTGACTAATAGAGGAGGTATTTGGAGAATAATTCTCCATGCTTTTTTGTGTGGTTTGACTCTACTCCCTGGTCTCTTCTTGCCCTTGTAATTTTGACTTTCCCATGACGTGTTTCTTGCTGCTAATCATTGTGTTCCGCCTTCTTGAGTGGCTCGAGTCAAAAGTGCTGTTTTGATCTCCGATTGCTTTCTCAAATGATTATAATAAGAGTGATGATGCAGACCCTGGCAGGTACTCTCTCGAAACTCTTCGTCTGAACAATTTATTTCACTCCAAAAAGTGGTCTCTTGGGAAGAATCTTGCGATGACTAGATCAGCACTATGCCATGTTCATGTAACTGCTCGTATGATCATGTGTTTGTACGGTAGCAAATGATGGGGGATTTCATCTTTTTGGCAGCTCTCACGGGCTGTCAGTGTGGGTGATCGATGCTGACATTCCGTTTGGATTGTTCACCAAACAAACTTCTGAGAGGTGGTTTCTACGTTTGCTTGCCGGCCATTGGAGAATATTGCAAGGTCGTATAGCTCCCGCTGGGTTGGGAAATGGTTGCGCAGACAGGCACTTCTGACGTTGACTGATAAGTTGATAATACCGTATTGCCGTGATGGCCGTTCTGGACTTTCCTTTGCTATCAAAAGTTTTTATATGGTATTATTTCAGCCTTGCATTTTGGACTCCTTTTTTGGTTGTTTGCAATATAGTCTTTATATatctaatatcaaaataatacaaaactaTTCATTCAATTTTACTTAATAGATTAAGTTTTATAGCTGGAGTGATTATTATGACGTGCCGCCCCTTAATTTGCTAATTTGATACCAtctcttaattgtttttaagagatattaaaaaaataagtagaaaaaagaaagttaaaataACCAGGCTCAAATGCATCTAGATCTAGAACACAACCTAGACACATCTAGAATTATAAGGTTAGGCCCGCATGTGCctgatatttataaataaaatccacacaaacgcgtctctttgattttttgaagTCAATGGACACCACCTTGTCTACTTGGAAAGATTACGCATCTTCCTATGGATGAAAATCATGTTTGAGTTTTGGGAACAAAAAACTCCAATCTCAActtttttattccttaaaaaacataagaaaaaaattcatggagACCTCTAATCTTTTTGTAAAAGTATGAGATAAACATCATTGCAATTATCTATTTAAATAGaggattttatttgaagataataaaaaaaaacaattttaaaataaaataaaaaagcgcTAAGAGAACCAAGCTTGAACATGTCTGGGTTGGAAAGAACAATCCAGATGCACCTAGGCTTGCAAGGTCATGTCCTTACACCTaccctttaaaaataaatactggGCACACTTGGATTTTTGAGAAAACCCGGACATCTTGGGTTTTAAggctatgtattttttttatttgttttgttttgttttgttttgcttttgtttttttttttgaagaacacATCATTTACTTGAGAAGACAACACATCATTTAATGCAATTGTTTCCGGACATCTTTGATGGCTAGAAAACTAAGATTCGAGTTTCGAGGCCCTAAGAAActcaatttcaaattatttttaactaaaaacacacataagagaaaaaatatcgTAGAAACTTTTAAAACCATATTTCTAATTACAAAGCACATTTGCTTAgcataaaaactcaaaattaaatcataataaattttttaggtTCAGTCTAATTTTTTCTATATCATTGAATGCTGGAATTATTTCTATTGAGCttgaatcttaaaaataaatccattaaCACTAAAATCAAAGTTATTAGTTGTCAAAAATGATTGGATTAAAGTTATTTCCTCTCTCTGTTTCCCCATTTCCTTTCTCAAATGTAAGGGATTGAAATGTAATAGAAATGAGGTTTTATGTATGAAAtgtaaactttaaaaacaataggGATTAAAGTGTAAAAAGACATgccttccttttatttatttatttattttttaatttcaatcattttctttttaatttttttaaccgaATCCTATACTTtcattttgtaataaaaataggTAATGTAATTCTTGAATAATCTTTTCCACAATGCATATGCAATAACATgcataacaaatcaaatatcaacATATACAATCATGCTAACATAACTTGTGAacgaaaatttttaaaaaatgaaatttaatattcaaagaaaaaaaaagaatctaaaaaggaaaaaaaaccataaatagtGACATGAATTGTAAAAATAGTTTACATATTAAAAcacgaaattttttttattgtgtttaaaaaataactaataacatCTTGGTtctattttaaagaaataaagagatataaatagcacaaaaaattataagttgatatatttttattattttttatgagctattaaattttattattattatttaaagtgGATCCACAAAGTAATTAATAATAGGAAGATATTAATTAGTGATGGAGCACCATGAAACTGATGTTAAAACACCTAGGACCTCTCCTGGGTCCTCGAGGCTTCCTAAATATGCTTTGTGCATATTTATCCACATGAAATATCCATCATCAACCAACCAATCAGGCTTAATTATCTAAACACTGTTGCTCCAAATCCCTCCATCTTTACCTGTTAATCAAAGGGCTTGTGCCTGCCCCTTGGCATGGGGGTGTGACCAATTAGAGAGAcggggaaaataaaataaaatgatggcAACAGCTCCTGGAAAATGCTTCCTGGTCACCGGCCCTCCGGTAAGTAACATCAAAATCACTCTTTTTACATACAGTTTTCAATGAATTTCTAAGTGGAAAATGTTTCCACtctcttgcaaagtctcaaagaAATGCGCTGTGTAAATGGCAGGGTGTAGGTAAAACCACACTGATAATGAGAGTGTTTGAAACCCTCAAAACCTCAAATCCAACCTTGAAAATTCAAGGTTTTTACACTAGTAATGCCTCTCTCACTCTTTGCTTATCATCTCTTGTTaattagacttttttttaaagtagaaaacacatgttaataatacttgttttaTGTGATAATTAGGGGAGATTAGAGAAGGGATTGAGAGGGTTGGCTTTGAAGTTGTCACTTTAGATGGACGCAAAGCCCCTCTTGCCTCCACCACCATTTCTAcgtaatttctctctcttttataatCATTTATGTAGAATTCAAGTGCAAGCAGTTAAAAAGCAAGGATCTCTGTTATATACCTGGGATTACATAAAATTATCTCTACAGTGGATGATTGTCcctggcttttttttttaattcgatgcatttgaacttcaaatcatgaaaaaatcaattaaagaaaTGCAATTGTtacttttaggaaaaaaatcaaacagggtttttttcttgtttttgaattcttttttaacaGTAGCTACTGAATTGTGTCCCGTGTATAAGGTAGATGTGGTGATTTCATTTGATTTAGAATTACTGTCTCTATATCGGTATTTGCCGGAAGATTCTGTATTGGTTCAACTAGGATGGTTTAATTTCCTGTCATgagttattttgttgttttacttGTCTTGTTAGTTATCTCCAGCTGAAGTATCTCATAATTTCAGCCCAGAGTCTATCAGATGGCCCACAGTTGGGAAGTATAAAGTAGACATTGCATCATTTGAGGCTCTGGCATTGCCTGAGTTGCAGGTCAGTTGATTTATTTGAACAATCTATTGGTAAATAATGCAAATCTCTTCATGGCTCTAGTAAATGGCCCTTCAAGAAATGCACagtttttgatcaatttttatcAGCAATTATTTGGTTGCATAAAGACTTGTGTTTCACTGCAGATTAAAGAAGATACCGATCTATTCATCATCGATGAAGTTGGCAAAATGGAGTTGTTTAGCTCACCATTCTTTCCTGCTGTTCTAAAAGTTCTTGAATCAAATATCCCACTTTTGGCTTCTGTACCTATTCCAAAATTTGGCCGTGATATACCTGCAGGTATGTCAGCCGAACACACTTCTCAAAAATGCAAATATCTGCAATCACTTTCACAATCAGTAGACTGAATCTTCTCTTATTGTTATAGATTTCTGTTGATACAACAGTGCTTAGAGATGAGGTAGAAAGGGATAAATGCACAACATTCTAGCAAAAGtagcttgaaaaatatttaaaatgctCTTATAAATGGCGTCatttttattctcctttgagaaCTTAAAGGAGGATTATTGTCTCATTAGGCTCAAAATTGAGCTAACATATAGCACGAGACCCTGTACTTTTGGGAAGTTGTTGCATTTCTTCTGCTGTACTCGCATATGATTGAATACGTAAATTGCTGCAGTTGCAAGGTTGAGGGATCATCCAGGGGCTAAAATCTTCACTTTACGCCCGAGTAACAGGGATGCTGTCAAAGAACAAATTTACACCCAACTTGTAGATTCTGAGTAAACAGTAGATGCAGCATGGATTATGGAGCTATAACTTATTCAATGTCCCCGACTCTTGCATGCTGCACACGGTTGTGATCAAACTTTATGTAGCTGAAAATATATCCTTTACAAGAGGTGGCAAACTGCATCTGGTGACCGGGAGAAGCATTAGAGttgcaaaaatttaatttgcaaaaaattgACATTGTCAAGATGTTTCTTGTGAAAACTGTGCTTTCATTTTGTCTCATGTTGCGACTATCTGGTTTCGTGTAGATGAGCTCTATTTCAATCATTACACCAGCTATTGGATGTGTAATCTCCTACACTCTACCATGAATGTGGGTGTTTTAGTTTGTACACATGCTTGTTAAACTGAACTTCCTCTTGCATGTTTCTCTAAAGGATATCATTTCATGGTTAAACGGATGGGTGAAAAAAGATCCCTGTTTTACAAAGTGCTTATATTGGAATCAGAACAGAACCCCTTTACACAACTGTTCAAATCAATACCTTCAAAAACACTGCAAACTATAGAGTTGAATATACAGAACCGAAAAGGTTGgaagaaatgaaggaaaaaagaaacaaagcaaTGGATGTGTATTGTTATATACTTCTTGTAAACAATCCGAGACGGTTTATGAGCTTTGTTTATCCTTTTCTGAAATTCGCAGGACCTCTTTTGCCATTGCAGAGAATGAACTGGCTGTTTCTTGCATTTCAGTAGCTCTTAGATTGATTCCCTGCACAATTaaccaaaaacatttttcaggAAAGTAAAAAGGATTATAACCCTTTTGCTCCTGTCTACATTCAAACAGAAATTGAAGACTTAGTGCCACAATAATCTGCTGCCCATTCAAGTGGTGGTCAGCATTGGCTTGATTCAAAGCCTAACCTATTTTTAGTTACCCAACTTGATCACGACTAGTAATCAAGCAACTTATTATTTGGCAGAAGAAATGTTTATTAGGACTTCACTCCCTGAACCTGGCAAATATCTGAGAAGGAAGAGGAAAGCAGCTCTTAAAATTATACCTGCAACTTTCTTATATTCTCATGCAACTTGTTTTGGGCTATTTTAGCAGCACTTGATTCctgcaaacaaaaacaaaagaatgacaCTCCTTTAGTTTAAAGCATCCCAACATGACTAAAATTATGATCGTAAGCATCAAACAAGACATAAAAAGAGAAATACTTACACCAGACAAAGAAAAGCCATATTTCTTCTTGATTTGATCGACTGCACCAGTCTTCTCATCCTTTACCTCTTCCTTGATATTTTTCTCATTCTTAACATTCATCTGTTTTATTCTACCTGCAAATGACACAGTACATGTTGCAGCTTTCAAAGATTTTCCGGAGACTTGTAGTCTCAAAATTTCACTGTTAGCGACCCCATGAATGGGCAGTTCAGTTCATCTACACTAGTTAATTTCCACCAACCAATGTAATCACTAAAAACATTGTCTCGTAATGACCTGTAAAAGCCTGAAACTTGCTCGCCAATTTCTTCTTGTTAAGAGCTGCCAACAGGTTCTGATCTTTGGTTTTCTCTACAGGATCGTCTAGATCGATGTCATCTAGACATACcaaataatgaaaaagagaagataaatcaaaatattggaCCTCTCAgtataaaaactgaaaaaccaaacaaaggaaatagAAAAGAGATTGAGAGCCAACCAGCCTGCCTAAAAGATTCAATCATACTTAAagcctatttgtttttgcatttcaaaagcactttttaaaaaaattaatttttatttatttttttctttgcttaaatttttttttttttgtgttttcagattgttttgatgtaatgatgttaaaaataaattttaaaaaataaaaaaaataaaaagtattttgaaaaataaccaataCCAAACATGCTTTTAAGCTTACTTGGATAGTGCGGCCAACTGTGCGGGTGGCCGTACTACCAAACAAGCACTTAAAATTTGGCTTTCCTATCTACCAGTTTCAGCACTCCAAAACATAGCCTTTAGCATGTCATATAAAAGGATGGAAGCATCCCGATCAAATGATCCCCTACGAGTCAAACATATTTAACTATAATCAGTAAACTTATGCACATACATACCTATGTCCAAGTCAATCCCATCATCATCCATAGCCATGCTATCTTTATTCTCATCATGATGACACTCAAAGTTGACAGTTGAAAAGATTTTTGACAGTTCTTCAATACTTTCTCTCGTATCCTCAGTTTCCACCTCAGGAACTTGCTTTGGCTTACTTCCTTTCATTACTGAACTAAATATTCCCTAGAATGCCGAACAAGAAACCAGATTATCATCATTACTAGACCAGTGACAAAGTTCCACAGCTCTAAAAAAAcatacccttttcttttccttttggatGATAGATCCAGTGGGAAGCCCTTCTTGTGAAAACATCAGTTCTTTGCTGTAGACTTGACTGACAAAATCAACAAGCCTGACAAGAAAGTATGGCCGAAGTTTAACCAACAAGGTGCTCGAATGAGCTCACAAATGATTGTATTCACTAAGAAAATGGAAATTTAGCAAATGGCGCTGGCCCTTTGAATTTCAGTTAGAAAGACAGAATGTTATTTCAACATCACAAACAAGTAGCTGCACCAACAGAAACCATATTGCTACTGCCAGAAAAGGAAAATGTTGGCACAGGTACTACACTATATTAGTATCTTGTCTGAGcgctccaaaaaaaaaaaagaaaaaagagtgagTGATTGCAAAAGATAGCCGGAAGCATATACCTGAAGTTTTCCTTTTGAGACAACACAGACACGATAAACATTTCCTGATCACCATTCATCTACAGAAGATTTTGATAGAAGTTCAAGTAAATATTTCCAGAACTCTCTCAAGCAAAAGATTTGAAGAAGGCAAGTAAAGCTGCTGTACCATAATAAGTTCCCCATCCCATGAACAGCATATCGATCTGGCAGAGAAAGAGTTCAGCTTTGGTGCAGAATAAGTGAAACCTCTGATTGAAGATTCTCTTATCAACGACAGCTCTGGCAGGGATCTTAAATTTCCACAAACAATTGATAGGTAATGCATTAGATGACTTTAAAATCTAGCAGTAATAATgtcaataataaataagaaaatacaacCGCTGAAGTTCAGCTTCCACCTCAGTATTGATGCATGACTAGCATAACTTTTTCCTTAATAGTCATTTCTTCTAACGGAAAAGACAATGGTAGCAGACACCATCCTAAAATATATAATGTCAATAATTGCATATTATGCCGACTGTGTCCAGCACAGAATGATATTTCCAAAGTCtcacaatcaatttaatatcaaattcttgGCAAGACTGCAGTTTTCATATGCCAGACAACACAAGCACATTGTATAAAGAAGTCATGATGATGGTCCTAGCCATGGACAAATAGGAAGATACCAGTTAAAAATCATTGTTAGACCAGCATTCTGCGCATGGTAAAGTTCAAAACCTTAATTTTCTAACTAAAAGAACATTAATAATAGGAGAGTAAAGGAAGGCTGTGTATAGAATGGGcgcaaaaaaaatccaataaaccaCCTTATTTCAATTTTTCCAGTTGAAAGAAGAAGTGCAAGGCCAGCATCAGATGCACCACAGAATGTTGAAGCCCAGCAACAAGAAGAAGACTGGAACTTCTTCTTGTAAAGAACCTTCTTGATACCCTGAcacagaagaaaaaggaaaagggaatgGTCATACAAAGTACTACTTTTTCTGCGAAGAACAAGTGGATGTATAAATAAAGCAGTGATTACCTGAGCAACATGATTTAATGAATAGACATACACTGCTTTCTCAGAGCATATCAGCAGGGAAGACTGCTTTGGTCCATCCTCATCAGATTTTCTTTTACTAGGATCTTGATTATTTGACATTTTAGATCCTCTAGCTAACATGTCCTGCCCATCTGTgaaccatgaaaagaaaattctttCAGTCCAATTGATTATTATTGTGACAAACTAATCCTCCAAAGTTCATTGCATTGTCCCTTCTCCAAATAATATGAAACCCTGAAGAAGCCAGTACCTACCTAGAATCTGCATAAATAGAGCTCTATAAGGTTTCTTTGGATGAACACTACTGGAACTCAGCAAGTTACCAGTGTCAGCATCAAGTGCCAAAACTGAAGAATCCTTTGTCGCCACTACTAAAGTATTTTTCTCAAATCCATGAAGAAAGCAGGTATCAAACTGCAGAGAGATGATGCCAGTGGATATTTCACTTGCAATGTGTTCTTGATATAGTAGTGTTGGCCCTTCAATATCAAAAACTGAAACCTGAACATTCATATGACAGTTCAAACCCCAGTTATAAATTTTTCCTTTGAGCTTGGAAAACGAAGATAAACTAGAAAAAGAGCcatggaaaaataaagaaaagagaaaaagcttACATATCCTTGATCAGACCCAACAGCAAGATGTACCATGCTTGGGCTTATGTTGATAGATAGCACAGAACCATTCACTTTCATAAGTTTAACGCTATGGACGTAATTGCTTCCCTTTTTCAAACTTCCTGGAAAGAAAAGAATGTTTACTTTTGGATTTCAGTGCATGAAGACGTGAAAATATCACTGGAAGTGAATTATGCATGATAGAAATCCTAGCTGAAGGTCCATATAATGAGTAACAGACATAGACTGATTGTATTCAACTAGATACAAAATTAATTCTGGTCCCAAAGTCAAAGGGGGCCATGGAATTACACATGCAGGAAGTTTGATTAGATGCAGTTCACATATAGGAAGGCTATATTGTGGCACATCATCAAGAAGCATGAACTTTACCTAACATAGAGCAGTCATGTTACTACAGCACAACAACAATCAACCACAGTATccatttatccaaaaaaataaaatcaaaacatagcATCATGGGTTTAGTCATACCTTGGAAAGACATAAAACTGTTCTCAGCATATGGCTCAGGTTTAAATTTAAAGATGCGAACCTGCAGATAGAAAATATGGTAAGAAAACCATAAATGTTCAGAGCATAGACAAATGCATCTACCAAAGGATATATTTGCTTGTGCATGTGTTGTGCGCTTTCTGAATGACATTTTACCATTCCACTCTGATCCCCCGAGATAAGAAGTCGAGAATCGGTGTGAAAATACAATGCTGTCAGTGCTATACcacttaaagaaaaatcatcttCACTCTGCGTGTAAGAGAGGAAAACAATAAATCAGGGACCAAAGGGAGAAAAATAAGCTACTAGTTTCATCTAAATTCTTTGAGTGTAgaattcttcctttttttttttctttttgttctttaatcCTCTGCTACATAAAACATTTCAAAGGTATCATGAAAATCACCTGTTGCTTAAGTGATAGCATTGGGATGGGAAATGGACAAGACGCATCCCAAAAATTTATGGCTCCATCACTGTGTCCAGTTATGTACAGGTTTTTAACCTTTGTAAATCCATTAAACTGGAATGAATGAGTGCCATCCTTGGGTCTTGGCTCAAAAGGAAAAGGTGATGGAATGTTTTTAGCCAACCGAATGTAATCCTACAACAgcat is a genomic window of Populus alba chromosome 5, ASM523922v2, whole genome shotgun sequence containing:
- the LOC118029944 gene encoding high mobility group B protein 3; the encoded protein is MKGGRSKADSRNNDAKLKRKGAGAGTKASKKAAKDPNKPKRPASAFFVFMEDFRKQYKESHPNNKSVAAVGKAGGDKWKSMSEAEKAPFAAKAEKRKFEYNKDMAAYNKRLAGGNADEESDKSKSEVNDEDEEEESDGEEEDDDE
- the LOC118029943 gene encoding uncharacterized protein isoform X2 gives rise to the protein MMATAPGKCFLVTGPPGVGKTTLIMRVFETLKTSNPTLKIQGFYTREIREGIERVGFEVVTLDGRKAPLASTTISTPESIRWPTVGKYKVDIASFEALALPELQIKEDTDLFIIDEVGKMELFSSPFFPAVLKVLESNIPLLASVPIPKFGRDIPADFC
- the LOC118029943 gene encoding uncharacterized protein isoform X1, with protein sequence MMATAPGKCFLVTGPPGVGKTTLIMRVFETLKTSNPTLKIQGFYTREIREGIERVGFEVVTLDGRKAPLASTTISTPESIRWPTVGKYKVDIASFEALALPELQIKEDTDLFIIDEVGKMELFSSPFFPAVLKVLESNIPLLASVPIPKFGRDIPAVARLRDHPGAKIFTLRPSNRDAVKEQIYTQLVDSE
- the LOC118029942 gene encoding uncharacterized protein; amino-acid sequence: MFVKKLVEKASIKKTGGDSDGLKPSDVEPRLVFHYGIPHGATKFAYHTIQKILAISTQDGRIKLFGRDNTQALLESPEAVPSKFLQFIQNKGILVNVTSKNQIEVWDLDSKVLSNVHVSKEDITSFTVMQSNLYIYVGDYLGNVKVLKLDQESCHFELMKYTIPLSASHGSPAEVSGDTAVLHTLPQPAAESKRVLIVFRDGLLALWDIRESKSIFTTGGGLLQSQHHEMKKVTTACWACPFGSKVAVGYSNGEILIWSIPAITNSRTELNLDRATQNAPILKLNLGYKVDKIPIALLKWLYADGKASRLYAMGASDLASTNTLQVILLNEHIETRMIKLGLYLPEPCIDIEIISSSFDQSKHKQDILVLIGKSGHIYVYDDCLIEKYLLQSQSKSSPSLPKEVMVKMPFADSSITVAKFITNTPNLLTYGDEDYIRLAKNIPSPFPFEPRPKDGTHSFQFNGFTKVKNLYITGHSDGAINFWDASCPFPIPMLSLKQQSEDDFSLSGIALTALYFHTDSRLLISGDQSGMVRIFKFKPEPYAENSFMSFQGSLKKGSNYVHSVKLMKVNGSVLSINISPSMVHLAVGSDQGYVSVFDIEGPTLLYQEHIASEISTGIISLQFDTCFLHGFEKNTLVVATKDSSVLALDADTGNLLSSSSVHPKKPYRALFMQILDGQDMLARGSKMSNNQDPSKRKSDEDGPKQSSLLICSEKAVYVYSLNHVAQGIKKVLYKKKFQSSSCCWASTFCGASDAGLALLLSTGKIEIRSLPELSLIRESSIRGFTYSAPKLNSFSARSICCSWDGELIMMNGDQEMFIVSVLSQKENFRLVDFVSQVYSKELMFSQEGLPTGSIIQKEKKRGIFSSVMKGSKPKQVPEVETEDTRESIEELSKIFSTVNFECHHDENKDSMAMDDDGIDLDIDDIDLDDPVEKTKDQNLLAALNKKKLASKFQAFTGRIKQMNVKNEKNIKEEVKDEKTGAVDQIKKKYGFSLSGESSAAKIAQNKLHENIRKLQGINLRATEMQETASSFSAMAKEVLRISEKDKQSS